From Bradyrhizobium erythrophlei:
CAAGACGATCAACAAATATCTGGGGGCCTCCTACGAGGTTCTCGCCTCGTTCGGCCATGTCCGGGACCTCCCGGCCAAGAACGGATCGGTCGATCCGGATGCCAATTTCCAGATGATCTGGGAGATCGACCCCAAGGCGGCCGGCCGGCTCAACGATATCGCCAAGGCGCTGAAGGGCGCGGACCGGTTGATCCTCGCCACCGACCCTGATCGCGAGGGCGAAGCTATCTCCTGGCACGTGCTGGAGGTGCTGAAGGAAAAGCGCGCGCTCAAGGACCACAAGATCGAGCGCGTGGTGTTCAACGCCATCACCAAGCAGGCGGTGACGGACGCGATGAAGAACCCGCGCCAGATCGATGGCGCGCTGGTCGACGCCTATATGGCGCGCCGCGCGCTGGATTATCTGGTCGGTTTTACCCTTTCGCCGGTGTTGTGGCGCAAATTGCCGGGCGCACGTTCGGCGGGCCGCGTGCAATCGGTGGCGCTGCGGCTGGTCTGCGACCGCGAACTGGAAATCGAGAAGTTCGTGCCGCGCGAATACTGGTCGCTGGTCGCGACCCTGACGACGCCGCGCGGCGATGCGTTCGAGGCTCGGCTGGTCGGCGCCGATGGCAAGAAGATCCAACGGCTCGACATCGGCACCGGCGCGGAAGCCGAGGATTTCAAGAAGGCGATCGAAGCCGCCAACTTCACGGTGTCCACCGTCGAGGCCAAACCGGCGCGGCGCAATCCGCAGGCGCCGTTCACCACCTCGACGCTGCAGCAGGAAGCCAGCCGCAAGCTCGGCTTTGCGCCGGCGCACACGATGCGGATCGCGCAGCGGCTCTATGAGGGCATCGATATCGGCGGCGAAACCACCGGCCTCATTACCTATATGCGTACCGACGGCGTGCAGATCGACGGTTCGGCGATCACGCAAGCGCGTAAGGTGATCGGTGAAGATTACGGCAACGCCTACGTGCCGGACGCCCCGCGCCAGTACCAGGCCAAGGCCAAGAACGCGCAGGAAGCGCACGAAGCGATCCGCCCGACCGATCTGTCGCGCCGGCCGGCCGACATGCGCCGCCGCCTCGATACCGATCAGGCCAGGCTGTATGAGCTGATCTGGATCCGCACCATCGCCAGCCAGATGGAATCCGCCGAACTGGAGCGCACCACGGTCGATATCGCGGCCAAGGCCGGCTCCCGCGTGCTGGACCTGCGCGCCAGCGGCCAGGTCATCAAATTCGACGGTTTTCTGGCGCTCTACCAGGAAGGTCGCGATGACGACGGCGACGACGAGGACTCACGCCGCCTCCCCGTCATGAGCGAGGGCGAAGCGCTGAAGCGCCGGGATCTCGCCGTCACCCAGCATTTTACCGAACCGCCGCCGCGTTTTTCCGAGGCGTCGCTGGTCAAGCGCATGGAGGAACTCGGCATCGGCCGCCCTTCCACCTACGCCTCGATCCTGCAGGTGCTGAAGGATCGCGGCTATGTCAGGCTCGAGAAGAAGCGCCTGCATGGCGAGGACAAGGGCCGCGTCGTCGTCGCGTTCCTGGAGAATTTCTTCGCGCGCTACGTTGAATATGATTTCACCGCCGACCTCGAAG
This genomic window contains:
- the topA gene encoding type I DNA topoisomerase, which produces MNIVIVESPAKAKTINKYLGASYEVLASFGHVRDLPAKNGSVDPDANFQMIWEIDPKAAGRLNDIAKALKGADRLILATDPDREGEAISWHVLEVLKEKRALKDHKIERVVFNAITKQAVTDAMKNPRQIDGALVDAYMARRALDYLVGFTLSPVLWRKLPGARSAGRVQSVALRLVCDRELEIEKFVPREYWSLVATLTTPRGDAFEARLVGADGKKIQRLDIGTGAEAEDFKKAIEAANFTVSTVEAKPARRNPQAPFTTSTLQQEASRKLGFAPAHTMRIAQRLYEGIDIGGETTGLITYMRTDGVQIDGSAITQARKVIGEDYGNAYVPDAPRQYQAKAKNAQEAHEAIRPTDLSRRPADMRRRLDTDQARLYELIWIRTIASQMESAELERTTVDIAAKAGSRVLDLRASGQVIKFDGFLALYQEGRDDDGDDEDSRRLPVMSEGEALKRRDLAVTQHFTEPPPRFSEASLVKRMEELGIGRPSTYASILQVLKDRGYVRLEKKRLHGEDKGRVVVAFLENFFARYVEYDFTADLEEQLDRISNNEISWQQVLKDFWVGFIGAVNEIKDLRVAQVLDALDDMLGPHIYAPREDGGDPRQCPSCGAGKLNLKAGKFGAFVGCSNYPECRYTRPLAADGEASADRILGKDPETDRDVVVKAGRFGPYIQLGEQKDYAEGEKPKRAGIPKNTSPSDVELDLALKLLSLPREIGKHPETGEPITAGLGRFGPFVKHEKIYASLEAGDEVFDVGLNRAVTLIAEKIAKGPSGRRFGADPGKPLGDHPTLGGVAVKNGRYGAYVTADGVNATIPSDKTPETITLAEAIALIDERVAKGGGKPKRGAKKAKTAKPAKVEPDATVAKPAKKAAAKKSAAKPKSDAKSEAVSKARAPVTATAKTSLAKPALAAKTPAKKSAGKARG